The following are encoded together in the Adhaeribacter arboris genome:
- a CDS encoding glycerophosphodiester phosphodiesterase, whose protein sequence is MNRSGPKQVVWKRKLWLLLLIVSISTALFFIYDTIGFKQQIKALTPEHRKVLVIGHAGRAFFSPFNPFNPLPPNSMTSLLKALREDGADGLEVDVHVSRDGIPILYHDETLNTMSGGKGKIEDLPATKVLGLAYKGGWPYDFFQQEKIISLEDLLRELQKFPEFPYLHLDLRSYTPARNTYFARCVINLLQKYHYPIEKLTIVYAKPELLNAFRIAEPRAKLLLDISPDFEASLKTILANRLHGLVAEGKHINAAQIKLARYYHLQVVLFGGKARDTIYKMVLLEPDAIEVNNVKALRAMLQK, encoded by the coding sequence ATGAATCGCTCCGGACCGAAGCAAGTCGTTTGGAAACGCAAATTATGGCTTCTGCTTTTAATAGTAAGTATAAGTACCGCATTATTTTTTATATACGATACCATCGGGTTTAAGCAGCAAATAAAGGCTCTTACGCCGGAACACCGAAAAGTTTTAGTAATTGGGCATGCCGGACGAGCCTTTTTCTCTCCCTTTAATCCCTTTAATCCGCTGCCTCCTAATAGTATGACGTCGTTGTTAAAGGCGCTGCGCGAAGATGGGGCCGATGGTTTAGAAGTAGATGTGCACGTGAGCCGCGATGGTATACCTATTTTGTATCACGATGAAACCCTGAATACGATGTCAGGAGGTAAAGGTAAAATTGAGGACCTGCCGGCAACTAAGGTGTTAGGCTTAGCTTATAAAGGAGGCTGGCCGTACGATTTCTTTCAGCAGGAAAAAATTATTTCTTTAGAAGATTTGCTGCGGGAATTGCAAAAGTTTCCGGAGTTTCCGTACCTGCACCTGGATTTACGCAGTTACACTCCGGCTCGTAATACTTATTTTGCCCGTTGTGTGATAAACTTATTACAGAAATACCACTACCCAATAGAAAAACTAACCATTGTGTATGCCAAGCCAGAATTATTAAATGCTTTCCGGATAGCCGAACCACGCGCCAAGTTGTTGCTGGACATAAGCCCTGATTTTGAGGCAAGCTTAAAAACAATTCTAGCAAATCGCTTGCACGGCCTGGTAGCCGAAGGAAAGCACATAAATGCCGCTCAAATAAAATTAGCCCGTTATTATCATTTACAAGTAGTATTATTTGGCGGCAAAGCCCGCGATACGATATACAAAATGGTATTATTGGAACCCGATGCCATTGAAGTAAATAACGTAAAGGCCTTACGAGCAATGCTGCAGAAGTAA
- a CDS encoding GtrA family protein: MFETLPALIIKFLKFGIVGFSGLVLDFSFTYLVKEKLRWNKYLANSLGFTIACVSNYFLNRIWTFRSADPSIALQFSKFLLISLGGLILNNLIVYLLSEKAQLNFYVAKLCAIILILFWNFSFNYLYTFNR; the protein is encoded by the coding sequence ATGTTCGAGACGCTTCCTGCCTTAATAATTAAATTCCTGAAGTTCGGAATCGTTGGGTTTTCGGGGTTAGTGCTCGATTTTAGTTTTACCTATTTAGTTAAAGAAAAATTGCGCTGGAATAAATACTTGGCTAATAGTTTGGGGTTTACCATTGCCTGTGTCAGTAATTATTTCTTAAATCGAATCTGGACGTTCCGGAGTGCCGACCCAAGCATTGCGCTGCAGTTTTCAAAATTTTTGCTTATTTCTCTGGGGGGTTTAATCTTAAATAACCTGATTGTATACCTTCTATCGGAAAAGGCGCAGTTGAATTTTTACGTGGCTAAGTTGTGTGCCATTATCTTGATTTTATTCTGGAATTTTTCCTTTAACTACCTGTATACTTTTAATCGGTAA
- a CDS encoding ABC transporter ATP-binding protein, with product MLEVKDLVAGYEQRVLIRNLFFSLRAPAFVAIVGHNGGGKTTFFKALTGQLPYQGHIHIQGMQVKDLPRRVMGSLLSYLPQKNSVSFPIPVRDLAVMGLIRKKRFLENYDANDYHQVDELLSELEIAHLAHQDFTQLSGGEQQLVWLAQLILQDTPICLLDEPTQQLDVYHKKHVFHLMTSWVTQQQKTVLCITHDLPNLIGHTGYLLNLSKPHPQLEILNSETLQENISFLEKKPI from the coding sequence ATGTTAGAAGTTAAAGATTTGGTTGCGGGATATGAGCAGCGTGTGCTTATCCGCAACCTTTTTTTTTCGCTCCGGGCACCAGCTTTTGTAGCTATTGTAGGCCATAATGGCGGTGGCAAAACTACTTTTTTCAAAGCTTTAACCGGTCAATTGCCGTATCAGGGACACATTCATATCCAGGGTATGCAGGTAAAGGATTTACCCCGGCGAGTTATGGGCAGTCTATTATCGTATTTGCCCCAGAAGAACAGCGTTTCTTTTCCGATACCTGTGCGCGATTTAGCCGTAATGGGACTCATCCGAAAAAAGCGTTTCCTGGAGAATTATGATGCGAATGATTACCACCAAGTCGACGAGCTTTTAAGTGAACTGGAAATAGCTCACCTAGCTCATCAGGATTTTACCCAACTCTCCGGCGGCGAACAACAATTAGTCTGGCTAGCGCAATTAATACTGCAAGATACCCCAATTTGCCTCCTCGATGAGCCTACTCAGCAGTTAGATGTGTACCATAAAAAGCACGTATTTCATTTAATGACCAGTTGGGTTACGCAGCAACAAAAAACGGTTTTATGTATTACCCATGACTTACCGAATCTGATTGGCCATACCGGTTATTTACTTAACCTCTCTAAGCCACACCCGCAGTTAGAAATTCTTAATTCAGAAACTCTTCAGGAAAATATTTCTTTTCTGGAGAAAAAACCCATTTGA
- a CDS encoding DUF349 domain-containing protein, whose protein sequence is MENKDLLEEAKKYGFTQDNQVWLKPFMNFPARQVGEVKEVEDESLQYFAFRFQTFQEKVNALIDKISTSENKGSFLMKVLHLKELVGKYDALGDFESIHHQLTQAENEIKAAIGKNRDKNLTTKIALIEEAEALQDSIDWKGTTEKLKELRQNWIKTGPIDKALTDEIEDRFKNAVEVFFKRKKEFYEDKHNMLSRTLAKYKALIAESEALKHSEDWEGTTKKLKDLQNQWKAIGGNLPRKTSTELWNSFRKAHNYFFERLKNKITVTKTESKDRFFEDNLSKKKQLVEEAQGLLSLNTHEAVSRAKELQAAWKKVGPVKGEESDRVWEQFIIACDKVFEISSLEHFMRKKYPNADRNNHAEQIHNRINALRDFIKSDRQELEVLETNLGKLSTAPNNDTFRTMIQGKIKNFNRKIKTKTELIELFKSKLNKQVSG, encoded by the coding sequence ATGGAAAACAAAGATTTATTGGAAGAAGCCAAGAAGTACGGCTTTACTCAGGACAATCAGGTGTGGCTAAAGCCTTTTATGAACTTTCCGGCCCGCCAGGTGGGCGAAGTGAAAGAAGTAGAAGACGAATCGCTGCAGTATTTTGCCTTTCGCTTTCAAACTTTTCAAGAAAAAGTTAATGCCCTGATTGATAAAATTTCTACTTCCGAAAACAAAGGCTCTTTTTTAATGAAAGTGCTGCACTTGAAAGAATTAGTAGGCAAATACGATGCTCTCGGCGATTTCGAATCCATTCACCATCAGCTTACCCAAGCCGAAAACGAAATAAAAGCTGCCATAGGCAAAAACCGGGATAAAAATTTAACTACCAAAATTGCTTTAATAGAAGAGGCGGAGGCTTTGCAAGACAGCATCGACTGGAAAGGAACGACCGAAAAACTGAAAGAACTACGCCAGAACTGGATAAAAACCGGCCCCATTGATAAAGCGCTGACCGATGAAATAGAAGATCGTTTTAAAAACGCGGTAGAAGTATTTTTTAAGCGCAAAAAAGAGTTTTACGAAGACAAGCACAATATGCTGTCGCGTACTTTGGCCAAATACAAAGCTTTAATTGCGGAATCGGAGGCATTAAAACATTCAGAAGATTGGGAAGGCACTACCAAAAAACTGAAAGATTTACAAAATCAATGGAAAGCTATTGGGGGCAATTTACCCCGTAAAACTTCCACGGAACTTTGGAATAGCTTTCGGAAAGCGCATAATTACTTTTTTGAAAGACTTAAAAATAAAATAACCGTTACAAAAACGGAGTCGAAAGATCGTTTCTTTGAAGATAACCTATCTAAGAAAAAGCAATTGGTTGAAGAAGCGCAAGGTTTACTTTCTTTAAACACCCACGAAGCCGTATCCCGCGCCAAAGAACTGCAGGCCGCCTGGAAAAAAGTAGGTCCGGTAAAAGGCGAAGAATCGGACCGCGTGTGGGAGCAGTTTATCATTGCCTGCGATAAAGTTTTTGAAATTAGCAGCCTCGAGCACTTTATGCGCAAAAAGTACCCGAATGCCGATAGAAACAACCACGCCGAGCAAATTCATAATCGCATTAATGCCTTACGTGATTTTATTAAATCGGACAGACAGGAACTGGAAGTACTCGAAACGAACTTAGGTAAATTATCTACTGCGCCGAATAACGATACTTTCCGCACCATGATTCAGGGCAAAATCAAGAACTTTAACCGGAAAATTAAAACCAAAACCGAACTTATTGAATTGTTTAAAAGTAAACTGAATAAGCAAGTATCGGGTTAA
- a CDS encoding DUF2795 domain-containing protein, whose product MYWTLELASYLEDAPWPATKDELIDYSIRSGAPMEVVENLQALEDDGQPYENIEEVWPDYPTKEDFMFNEDEY is encoded by the coding sequence ATGTATTGGACACTGGAACTAGCATCCTATTTAGAAGATGCCCCCTGGCCTGCTACAAAAGATGAATTAATTGACTATTCTATTCGTTCCGGCGCCCCGATGGAGGTGGTAGAAAACCTGCAGGCCTTGGAAGATGATGGTCAACCATACGAAAACATAGAAGAAGTTTGGCCGGATTATCCGACCAAAGAAGATTTTATGTTTAACGAAGACGAGTATTAG
- a CDS encoding glycosyltransferase family 39 protein, with protein MSDKTPVNNQNLIPLSFIMLLALVIRLLAAFFSRGYAFHDDHFDVIEIAQNWVYGLPIWIHDKIPPRHSMFYAGIHYLLFYICEALGLTSPTGKMTVVRLLHALYSLLVVYYGYKITEMLSNQRNARLVGLMLALIWFMPFMSVRNLVEMTCIPPYLAAFYLILKPETSNKRLLFWRYFGAGALLALSFVLRYHVLLLVVGMGLVLLYQKQWLKVIYLGLGFFILAFLIQGTIDLTFYKFPFHSVVTYFLYNSDKAYSYSTGPVYRYVLTILGFLVPPLSVYLLVGYARTAKIAPTLFVSGLVFFVVHSAFPNKQERFILPLFPIIIILGVIGWQSFVQQSKFWQTRRKLLAASWTFFWILNIMAAVLLAFTYTKKSRIAPLVYLSHKENLHGILLEFGDNSVKMPPLFYLGRMATEAETFISDKKNMWRSYKAGKPLPENFVMVYSLNNDKPLNKLKAEVNPQYAPNYVVVVGQDNLEKRLQRLRTFYPNLKLDQTIAPSLYDQVLHRFNPRVHKDEHVWIYQIM; from the coding sequence ATGTCAGATAAAACGCCAGTAAATAACCAAAACTTAATCCCGCTTTCCTTCATTATGCTCCTGGCGCTGGTCATTCGCTTGCTGGCGGCTTTTTTTTCCCGCGGTTATGCTTTTCACGATGATCATTTTGATGTGATTGAAATTGCGCAGAATTGGGTGTACGGTTTACCTATCTGGATTCACGATAAAATTCCGCCGCGGCACAGTATGTTTTACGCCGGAATTCATTATCTCCTCTTTTACATCTGCGAAGCCTTAGGATTGACCAGCCCAACGGGAAAAATGACGGTTGTTCGGTTGCTGCACGCGCTTTACTCACTGCTGGTAGTGTATTACGGTTACAAGATCACCGAAATGCTTTCAAATCAACGCAATGCCCGCCTGGTAGGTTTAATGCTCGCTCTTATCTGGTTTATGCCGTTTATGAGTGTGCGTAACCTGGTAGAAATGACGTGTATTCCGCCTTATTTGGCTGCTTTTTATTTAATTTTAAAACCTGAAACCAGCAACAAACGCTTACTATTTTGGCGTTACTTTGGCGCCGGAGCGTTACTGGCGCTTTCATTCGTGCTACGCTATCATGTTTTGCTATTGGTAGTCGGAATGGGTTTGGTGCTACTTTACCAAAAGCAATGGTTAAAAGTAATTTACCTGGGCCTGGGTTTCTTTATCCTAGCTTTCCTGATTCAGGGCACGATAGACCTAACTTTTTATAAATTCCCGTTTCACTCGGTAGTTACTTATTTTTTATATAATTCAGATAAAGCTTACAGCTACAGTACGGGTCCGGTTTACCGTTATGTTTTAACTATTTTAGGTTTTTTAGTGCCGCCCTTGAGTGTGTACCTACTCGTAGGATACGCCCGTACTGCCAAAATAGCGCCTACGCTCTTTGTATCCGGACTTGTCTTTTTCGTAGTGCATTCGGCTTTCCCGAACAAACAAGAACGGTTTATTCTGCCGCTATTCCCGATTATAATTATTCTGGGGGTAATTGGGTGGCAAAGCTTTGTGCAACAATCTAAATTTTGGCAAACCCGCCGCAAGTTGCTGGCTGCTAGCTGGACTTTCTTCTGGATTTTAAATATTATGGCAGCTGTATTGCTGGCATTTACTTACACCAAAAAAAGCAGAATCGCCCCTTTAGTGTATCTTTCGCATAAAGAAAATTTACACGGAATTTTACTTGAGTTTGGGGATAATAGCGTTAAAATGCCGCCTTTGTTTTACCTGGGCCGCATGGCCACCGAAGCCGAAACTTTTATTTCTGATAAAAAGAATATGTGGCGTAGCTACAAAGCCGGTAAGCCCTTGCCCGAAAATTTTGTGATGGTATACAGTTTAAACAACGATAAACCATTGAATAAACTAAAGGCCGAAGTAAACCCCCAATATGCCCCTAATTACGTAGTAGTGGTTGGTCAGGATAATCTAGAAAAGCGCTTACAACGGCTTCGCACCTTTTATCCTAATCTTAAACTAGATCAAACCATTGCCCCATCGCTTTACGACCAGGTATTACACCGTTTTAATCCCCGGGTGCACAAAGACGAACACGTTTGGATATACCAGATTATGTAA